GGGTAGTGGTTGGATTAGACGTTTTTAAATATAGAAGAAGACAGAGATCCTTAGGCAATCGGGAAGTACACATTCGTTATGAGCTCATTTTCCGGAGTCGTTTCAGGATTGTTCGCATAAGTCTCGAAGGGGTGAATCTTCTTACTTTGCTTAAAGACCTTGGCACGAGCGTGCATCATGGCACTTGACCAGGCATTGCCAAGATGACGATAAGGTCCTGTGTGAGTGACCTCATAGGCTTCGCAAGCAGGGAACTCACCCGCAACAAATCCTTCAGGCAAAGATTCCGGCGCAGACTCCACAGCCAAACCCGTCGTATACACCACCATACCTTTAATCGGATCCCACTTGTGGTAGATTGAAAATATAGAATCGGGATTCACCTCCTGTCCCTGGAAATAGTTTTTCAATTTTCCAAAATCATCCGCCATGGCTGGACCCACCGCTTCCATCGTGGTGGTCGTTTTTATCCCGACATAAGGAAAGCGTTCGAATGATTCATTTCCGTTAAACGCTAACTTGGAGGGGACTTCACCGGTTTCTAAATAATCTTTGAGCATCTTCAATCCACGCTCGTAATCCATCCCCACAAATACCCCCATCATCTTGGTCAAGAAGAAGAGAAAGAAGGGCATTGATCCTTCCATCGTCCAAGTGAGTTTGGTTCCACTTCCCTCAGGTTCAAAAAGAAAGCTGACCGGAGAGATAGCCTTCCAGGGTTTTAAGAAAGTGAGCGTGTAGTAAATGGCCTGGTTTTCTTCGGCGCCCTCAATGAGCATTTTACCAGAGCCGATAATATCTCCTTCCCAAGAGTTTTGCATGCCATCGGGAGATACGCTTCCCTTGGATTCGGGCTCGGCGATCACCCAGGGTGACCAAACAGGCCCTTGAGTAAAATCTCGAACAACCGAGAACGCTTTTTCCAAAGGAACATCGACGACAATTGACTTCTCAGCATTGAACTTAGGCATGATACCCCAGGAGGGTTGAATCAGTGGTTTCTTCCAGGATTTTGACAGACTTTATTGCGTCATCTCCGGGCGATCAACCTCAACTTGCACATATCCATCTGGTTTATCCGGCTTGATTTGTTCAACTGGAACATAGTTCTCAGGATCAAAGAGAGGCCAATCATCGGTTCGAAATGGTGATGCCGGTATTCCCTCCTCATTATAGAGCAAATTACGTCGAGATGGATTGTCAGCCCAGGCATAGCGCACGGCTTTGGGTTCAGAGATACCCTTTCCGGACACCACGATGCTTTCACCGACAATCTTGGCATTAGCCAAAACGAAAACTTGATCGTCCCCTGCGATGGCAAAGCTATCCAATTCCCCTTCCCTGCTCGACCGGAGTCCACTTCCTACTGAGTCGAACTGTAGAATCATTTTATTACCCTTAACTTTGTGGGATACATAACGTGGACCTGAATCGACAAAATCCTGATCATAAGTACCTTTTAACGCGAGGTAGGCCATACGAATGCCAATGGGCTTCTTGTCTTGAGGGTGCAATAAGACCGCATCACCGGTATCGATGGCAACCGCAGTGCCTGTATTAGGAACCGTATTCGCAACCAAGCGCATTGATTCACGATTAACCGCCCAAGCCGCATGAGGCTCTACCGGTTCTGTTTGCTCCGGTAACCAGGCAGGAAGTTGTACAAAATAGAACGGGAAATCGTCGGACACATTTCCACCGGACAGCTCATGCCATGAGGATCGGTAGTAGTTAATCATCATGGGCAGCTGATTCACGTAGTTAGCCGCTTGAGCAACGTCCTTTGCATTTCGTTCGCCCTGATACCATATAGCACCGCGGATTCCATAGGGGCGTACGGGATGAATCATGCCATTGAAAATGTTGCCTGGATATTGGTGACCCCAATTACTCGGTGTCCGTAACTTCGGTTCGCCTCGACGTTTGCCGTCTTTCCACAATTGAGTGGCGCGCTCCAATTGTTTTTGTGCAGCTACCAGATCGTACTTCGCCGATTCGGCATCCATTTCCTCAATATCCGCAAGCGTCCTGGGATCTTCCATTTGTATGTCGCGAGGCGTCCAACCTTCAATGGGTGTTCCAGCGTAAGGTTGCAATACGACACCGATGGGAATACCCAACTCTTGATGAAGCTTCTTGGCGAAATAGAAGGTAACTGCGGAACAAGTTCCGGCCGACTCCGGGTTGCAGACTTTCCACTCTGCCTTCACATCCGTTTGTGGCTCGTGACTGTGAGAACGTTCAGAACGAAAAATGCGGATACCAGGATAATCAGCCGTCTTCGCTTCTTCCTGCCCACCAATGGTAGCCGTTAATCGCCAACCCATATTGGATTGTCCAGCACACAGCCAGACTTCACCCACCAAAACATTGGTGAACGCAATACGATTTCGACCTTCCACCGTAACTTGGTAAGGCCCCCCATAGGATGGCGTTCTCAAAAAAACTTTCCAAGCTCCGTCGCTTCCTGCGGCTGTCGAAGCCTGCTCTCCCCAACTACCAGATACCGTTACTTTCTCCCCCGACTCGGCCCATCCCCAGATCGGAGCACCCGTCTTTTGCTGAAGTATCATGTTGTCGTCAAATATGGCAGGCATGGACACGTCTGCCTGGATGATTGAAGAACAGACTACCAGAAGGAGCGTGAAAGCAGAAAATGTGGAAGATTTCATATCAACAGTCTCGACAAATACAGCTGAAGGGTACGAAACGGCGCTTTCGGCGAGATCGCCCTACCTTAGCCAGCGATAAAGAGAAATCCATTTGGTCTCCAGTCATTCCCCGACTCCATGTCTTTTGAAGTGCTCTACAAACCACGCATTCACAGGACCGTCCCCAACCGAAGTATGGTAAGCAGCTTCGGACTTGGGAAGCTGCTTGCGAAACGCAGCAATCACATTTCGATGCGCTTCACTGGTAGCCAGATTGTGCCACTCATTGCGATCGGTCTTGTGATCATATAATTCCTCAGTCCCATCATCGTATCGAATATATCGGTACTGTTCCGAACGTAGGGAATGATTCCCCAGAGCATAAGTTGTCAGAATGGAGTGCCGCCAATCCGAATCTGGATTCTCGAGTAATGGAACGAGGCTCTTACCCGCGTTCGCAGAACGTTCAGGCAAACCACAGAGTTCGATCAAAGTAGGATACAGATCGATTAACCCGGTTGGTTTTGAAGATTGCTGCGCTTTAGTCGAATCCAGCGTAATGATCATCATAGGAACACGAGTCGCTTCTTCCCAAAGACTATGCTTGGACACCCGAGACTTTTCACCGAGGTGATAACCGTGGTCGCTAAACAAAACGATGATGGTGTCATCGGCATGGGACGAAGCTTCCAGGGCATTCAGCACCTTCCCCACTTGAGCATCTACGAAACTCGTGCAGGCCAGATAGGCTTGAGTGCAACGCCTCAGCTCATCGCTATCGTTTTCACGCAGCCAGTCGAGTTGAGGATACCTGGGTAATTCATGTATCCGGCTTCCGGTCTCAGGAACATCATTTAAGTCGTAATCGCGAACCTCTGTAAGCACAACTTCATCCAAGGGATGCATATCAAACCATTCCTGAGGTGCGTAGAAAGGCACGTGTGGACGGTGAAATCCAACAGCCATAAAGAAGGGTTTGTCGTGCTTCTTCTTCAACTGATCAACCGCCCATTCGGCGGTCTCAAAATCGGGCATCTCTTCATTCCTCTCAGGAAATACTCCCCAGTCAGTTTGAGTTCCGGTAAAAGGCAGCGAGTAATCGGGGCGGTGATGAAAGCGAACGTCGTTGGGTGGCTTGGGTCCTTTAGGCTTCGGACCCGAATTGCCAGAAGAACCAGCAACCTGGACAGCATCCTTTAAATCATAACCATGGGTGATCTTCCCTACCCCCAGTGTTTTGTAACCATGCTTGGCAAAATACTGAGGCATCAAGTGGCCATCAAAAAAATGGGAATCTGAACTTAAGCCCGGTTTGCCCCGCGGTTGATTGTACAAGCCAGTCTGGTGAGGATACAGCCCGGAGAGAAATGATCCACGAGAAGGCCCACAAATGGGCGCCTGACAATGCGCGTTGGTGAACAAGGTACCTCGCGAAGCCAAGGAATCCATATGAGGGGTCTTGGCTTGCGGATGGCCATCCATGCTTCCGATCCAGTCATTGAGATCGTCAATGACGATGAACAAGACGTTAGGTTTGTCCGTTTGCCCGAAGAGAGCTGTTGAACAAAACAGACAGCTCACCAGGAGCATGATTGGGGCAAATGCTCGTACCATAAGGCAGCTTGATTGAAATTTGGGCAGCTTAATTAGCCATGGATTGCGCTTTCAGGAATTCCATCACACGAACGTCATAAGCCTTGTAGCGCCCCATCCAATCAGCAGTTAGGTCTTTGGGGTTGATAGGCCAAATAGCAGCCGATTTCTCAAAGACACCTTCGTCGTAAGGATAATCTTCTTGTACGTGATCCAGAGCATTGATCGCCTGCAAACGAGCCATCACGTTCGAATCGTTTAAAAGGACTTCGTTTAACACAGGACGTGGATCAGCTTCTCCAAGTCGGGCAAGGTGCTCGGCAGCTGCTATACGAATCGCCGCGATAGGACTGTGAGTTAACTCTTTAATCTGCCTGGTAGCCCGAGCGGCATTTTTTCCTAGAATCATGCAATTCACCAGCGCCCAGTATTGAACGACTGGATTGGACGACTTCAGCAGTGATTGCAGTTTAGGCAGCGCATTCCGCCCTTCAATTAACAGGGCATCAGCCGCGTCCATGATTTCTGCAAGCGGATATTGAACATCGTCATGACCTATGGCGTAGGGTGTCTTTCCTGATCCTCTACTCCATTCGATCAATAAGGCCTCGGGAATAAATCCGGTATCCCGAATCTTCATCATGTGGTCGCGATTAGCCTTCCGAAAACGCTCCAGGGTTTTGCGGTGCTTGGGATCCTTCGCTAAATTATTTACTTCATCCGGATCATTTTGGAGATCGAATAGCTCTTCCATAGGGGCAGGCAAGAAGAAGGCGCTTTGGGCTGCTGTCGCTTCACCAGATCTAAACAAGTCTTCAACTTCACCCGTCGCAGGATTGTCCCACAGATAGTTCACATGCTGCCCCGTTGGTAGATAGGCGAGGTAGTTGCGGATGTAATTAAACCGACCGTCTGTAACACCACGCTTGAAATCAATTCGCTCATCGGCACGAGCACGAAAGGTATGACCAAACTCCAGAGGCCGAGTTCGTTTCTCACCAAGGAACGGACGTCCATGCATATGATCCGGAATATCTGCTCCAGCTAGACTCAGCAGGGTTGCCGCAAAATCGACAAAACCAACCACTTCCTTTGTTTCTGTTCCTGGTTTGTGGGGTGAAAGATGAGCCCATTTTTCAGGAAAGCGAATGACCAAGGGAACATTGGTTCCACTATTGTAGATAAAACGCTTAGACCGTGGCATGACTCCACCGTGATCCGAATAATAAAATACGATGGTGTCATCAGCCAAACCAGCATCCTCAAGCTCTTGCAAGCGTTCACCGAAAAAGGTATCCATGAGAGAGATACAGTGGTAGTAAGTAGCAATACGATTTCGGGTTGTTTCTGAGTCAACCAGATAGGCAGGCACTCGCACGTCCGCTGGGTCCGCTCCTAAAGGGTGAGTTTTTCGTGAAGGGTGCAAGTTACTCTCGTGAGTGATGTTCGTATTAAAGATGGCAAAGAAAGGCTTTCCTTCAGGTCGATTTTTCCAATGGGCCTTGTTGCTGCTCTCATCCCAACCATCGATGGCATGGTCCACATTGTAATCGGTTTTGCTATTATTGGTGGTGTAGTAGCCAGCCTCCTTCAAATAATTAGGATAGCCTTTCACAAAGGAAGGAAGCGGAGCCTCACTTCGCATATGCTCGGCACCCAACGCAGGCGGATACATGCCGGTAAGAAGCGTAGTGCGCGCTGGAGCACAGACCGCAGCCGTAGAAAAGGCATTACGATAAAGAACTCCGTCCTGAGCCATCGCGTCGATATTGGGCGTTTTGGCTAACTTGTCTCCATACGCGCCGATATAGGGGCTGTTGTCTTCGCTGGTGATCCAGAGAATATTGGGTTTATCAGCGGCCTGAAGACCAAGAGAAACCACAATAAGTGTAAGTAGTATACGTGTAATAACTGAATTTATCATAAGAGTAGTCCTCGGTTGTAAGCGGCGATCTCCGAAAGGTCACCAAAAAGTTTAGGAAACTTTTGAGAAGAACCAGCGAAATCATCCACGGTGTCTCCACCGTGGCTACAATGTAGCGATGGTCGTGAGACCATCGAATTTCGAGGCAAAGCAGGGATGCTCTTAACCTACCCTTAAGCCAAATCCAGCCCGGTCATCGTGCCTGTGGAAGAGGCAAACTGATCTGCTTCAATGCCCATGCTCTGCAGCATACTGACAAATAAGTTGGGCAATGGATAATTCCTATCCCGATCAAAGGCCAGATGTTGCCCATGCTTAAAACCGCCACCCGCAATCAATACCGGCATATTGTTGGTGGTGTGCTTGTTGGCGTCTCCAAAGTTACTGCCAAACAGAATCATGGTATTGTCTAACATATCAGTATTGCCTTCGGTCGAGGACTTTAAATCCCCTAACAACTGAGCCAATAACTTCATCTGGGCATGATCGATCGCTTTTAGCTGATTCAGCTTTCTCTCACTCTTCCCGTGATGAGATAGATTGTGGTAACCGTCTGAAATATCTACGCCCCTTACATTAATCGTCGGGGAATTATTACTATCCAATAACAAGGTAACGCTTCGTGACGAATCCGTTTCAAAGGCCAAACGTGCCATCTGGTACATCAGGGCTGTTTTGTCCATATAATCACTGGGCGAGTTTGGATCGAGGGGCATTTCGACTGGAGCCGAGGGCTTCGCTTTGAGTTCCCACTCACTACCCTTCTCCATGCGTTTCTCGACGTCCCTGATGGCCGGCTGAACCTGTAACCAGGATCCTCATCAGGAAATGCTCAGCACATACTTCCCAAACTGGGGAGAAACTTTCATCTGAGCAATCGCCTCATTACCTTCTTCAAGAGGATAAGTCGCATCGACCACCGGCTTGATCGCTTGCTGATTCACGAAATCCAACATGGCTTCGAAATCGGCTGGTGACCCCATCGTCGAACCCTGCAGACAGAGTTGCTTCCAGAAGACCTTCCGCATTTCGAGGATATCAGGTGGACCCAGGGTCGCTCCAAAATTCACAATACGCCCTCCCATCTCAACCAAATCAATCAAGGTATCATAGATGGGGCCGGCGGCACTATCGACAATGATGCTGGGTGCACCTGCAGCTTCCAAAAACTGGGCCGGCCACTCGTCATTCGTATAAAGAAACCCGCCTTGAGCTCCCATCCTAATGGCTCGATCGATTTTACTTTGAGAAGATGAAGTCACCCAGACCTTGGCCTTTGCAGCTACGGAAAATTGCAGTAGAAAGGTTGCGACTCCCCCTCCTACTCCGGTGATTAACATGGTTTCACCTGCCTCAAGGTTGCCTTGTGAAAAAAGCGCACGATAGGCGGTGAGACCGGCCAGAGGCAATGCCGCTGCTTCGTGCCAATCCAAATGATCCGGCTTGGCGTGGAGTTGAGAAACAGGAATTTTAATTTCCGTGGCGAAGGTCCCATCTAAGGGGAGTCCCAGAATAGAAAACTCATCTCCAAATGCGGCCTGGCGATTCCCCCAATCAAGGCTCGGGTTGAGAATAACTTCTTTACCCAGCCAAGTTTCATCCACGCCTTCACCTACTTGAGCAACGACGCCTGCCCCATCCGAACCCAGGATCACTCCGGATTTAATCCCCGGATACATGCCTTGAGTAATCCAAAAATCGCGACGGTTGAGAGCCGCTGATTTGAGCTTGATGACCGCCTCTCCTGGGCCCGCTTCCAAATCGGCTCGTTCCTGTAGTTCCAGAGGTTTATGTGGTTCGTTGATGACAAGTGCTTTCATAAATGTAATTTCTTAATCAAGCCATACACAGTGTAAGCAAGTATATGCCAGAACTTATTATTCACATCCTAATTCAACATGCCGTTCGTAAATATAAAAATCACCAACGAAGGAGTTACTCCCGAGAAAAAAGAACAACTCATTTCCGGAGCCACTCAACTACTTGTTGATGTTCTGGGTAAGAATCCAAAGACCACTGTGGTCATCATCGATGAGGTCGAAACAGATAACTGGGGTCTGGGCGGCGAGTCGGTATCCACTCGGCGAAAACGAGGGGAGTAATTCGCTCGGTTCTAAGCGTCAGGCTCGGCTTCCGGCTCTTTCTGAAGTTCGGGCACTACAATTCCCAATTTACGGGCCCGCTCTTCCCACCGCTTACGAGCCAGATCACGCATGTCTTCAGTTTCATCGGATTCATCCGTAATTTCTAAGCCCAGCAGTGTCTCGATCAAATCTTCGCTAGTAACCAGCCCCGACATACCGCCATACTCATCTACGACCAAAGCCATATGCTCTTTATGAGAAAACAGGCTGTTGAAGAGATTGGAAAGCGATTCGTCCTCATGAATTAATCGAATGGGACGTTTGATATCAGAAAGCAGAGTGTCATGCTTATCGAAAGCCACTTGCTCCAAGACCTTTTGCTTCAACACATAACCAGTAATATGCTCTGCATCCTCAGAATGAACGGGTATGCGGGAAAACCGCGATAGAGAATCCTGCTTTACAGCTTCACCACAAGCCATGGATTCAGGCAATTTGCTCACGACCGTACGGGGGGTCATGATATCATCGACTTGAATTCTTCGAAATCGAATTAAGTTACGAATGATCTTACTCTCGCGTTCAGCAATGACACCTTCACTGTGACCGAGCTGAGCCATCGCCACCACTTCGTCACGGCTTATTTGCCCCTCGTGAGGACCTCTGGGAGACAACAGTTTCGTAAGCTTCTCTGAGATAAGGACTAATGGATAAAGGGCTACAATGATAAACTTGCAGGTATAGGCGGTGAATGCAGCCAACTGCTTCCAGTAAAGGGCCCCAAGCGTTTTGGGAATAATTTCTGAGAAAAACAGAATCAGCAATGTTAGCACCGCGGAGATGACTCCAAAATATCCTTCGCCAAAAACCGAAGCTGCTTGAGCGCCCACACCGGCAGCACCGACCGTGTGAGCAATCGTATTGAGAGAAAGGATACCTGCCAAGGGACGGTCGATATTCTCTTTTAAGGAAGCAAGTATGACACCTGTTTTGGTGCCCTTGCCCTCGGTATCCTTTACGAAAGAAGGCGACATGGACAAAAGACTGGCCTCGAGAATCGAACACAAAAAGGACACACCGAGAGCCAGAATAAGGTAAAGGATGAGCAAAGTCATGGAATATGGAAAGATGTTCGCCTCGTTCCACTCACCGATTCAAGAGAAATCGGGCTTTCTTAGGAGACATCAGTAATCTCGACAGATGAAGTAGATTGAGCCATAGAATAAAACATACCCTATGAAACAAAATTCATTCTTTCGCTCCTGTATCTCGGTTTTCTCGCTGATCTGCGTCTCCTCCATCATGGTTCAGGCAGAGGTAACTTTTGAGAAGACAGAAGATCAATTGACTTATTTCGCATCCGAAAAACCCATATTGAGCTATCAAATCAATACGGTACAACCCCCGGAGGGCATGAATAAGATCTACGCACGCAGCGGTTTTATTCACCCACTCTATTCACCTTCTGGCAAAGTGCTGACCGATCCCTTCCCGATCGGACATGTGCATCAGCATGCGGTCTTTTCAGCGTGGACGCGAGCTACTTTCAAACACGAAGTAGTCGATTTCTGGAATCAACACCAGGGTCGAGGAACGGCCAAGCACGTAAAACTCGGATCCGTGAAATCCGACTCCTTCGAAGCGGCACTCCAACAAGTGAGCCGCAAGGGAGGACCTGCCATTGATGAAGAATGGGAAGTCAAAATAGAAGAATCAGACGATGCGTACTTCATCGACATTGAGATTGAACAAAGCTGCGCCACTGAAAATGAAGTGTATTTCCATCCCCATCATTACGGAGGATTTGGTTTTAGGGGAAGTGCCCATTGGAGCGAAGAAGACGAAGCTCACTATGAGGGCCGAATGAAAGTCCTAACCGGAGATGGACTCACAAGCATAGAAGAAAGCAATCACACGACTCCTCGATGGGTCGCGGTCTATGGAAACATTGATGGAGAGATGGCTGGGTTTGTGGTGATGGACCATGTGTCAAATTTTCGCCACCCACAACCGGTTCGCGTGCACCCAAGGATGCCGTATTTTGTATTCACGCCGGTCTACAAAGGATCTTTTATTCTCAAGCCCGGGTTTAGCTATGAAGCAAAATACCGAATAGTGACCTTCGATGGTGAGCCGGATGCGGAAACCATTGAGGATTGGTATAAGGCGTATACGGTAAAGAAGTAGAGTCATTTGCTTGCAAATCGGCCTTAAAAGAAGCCCTGGAACGATGAAAGGCGTCGATGCAAGCATCGAGCCCTACCTTTTAGCCTTCGTTGAAATATATGCGGAGGTTTTTAGTCGAGCGACCGCAGGCCACGATATCCAAACGACCATCACCATCGAGGTCTCCTAGCTTTAAGTCTTCACAAGCCATTCCATCAGGATCGATATCGATAGATTCCCAATTGTTACCTTCCTCATCTTGTGGTATAAATAGTTTGATGCCAAAGTGGTCGGGATTTTGGCGGTTACCGCGCCATCCGGCCACGATTTGATCCGAGCCGACTCCGAGCACGTCTCCACAAGCGATCGCGTGACCTTCGATCATTCCATCAAAAATGGGATTCCGAAGCCCCATACGGGTAAGACCACCAGGAGGCGGAGGCGTATAGCTCACTAAATTTTGCCCATGCATGGGTTCCACAGTCGCGATAAATAATCCACCGCCAGGCAGTTTCCCGTGACGAACTTCTCCTGCCCCAAGAAAGCCAACGTCACCTTCGTCGTTACCGATTATTTTCTGGCTGTTTAGTGCCCCATTACTCTGTCGAAATAAAAGCACCCCTTCCGCTCCAGCTATTAAAATCGATTCATGCCCATTCGCTGAAGGCCTGAAGGCCACCAAGTCCAGGTTGTGCGTTTTATGCATGGAATCGTCGATCACAGTTTGCTCCCACTCATCACGTGGATTGGATGGCATCTTATAAGCAATGGCTTTTACTCCGGCGCCCTCTCCTCCTTTATTTCCCCGGCCATGGAGAGGAAGAACCAACAGCTCATACTCGCCTGAGCTTGTCTGAAACCAGCGCATCCGGTGAATGGTCGGCTCATGTGGTAATTGGACGGGCGTCCATCCCTGAGTCCTATCCTCAGGTGGGATTAAGTAATGAACACTTCCGCTCTTGGCTTCATCGGAAGTCTCCCCCGGATTCCATTGAGCCCCGACGGCGACCTCGGCTTTGCCGTCTCCATCAATGTCGCGCGCATCGATACAAACATGGTCACGATCGGTCAGATTCTCGACCATGATGTGTTTTTGCCAGGAAGGGTTCTCATACCAGGCAAACTGATTCTTGTCGGCCAAGACAATATCGAGTTTGGCATCGCCATTCATATCGGCCAAGACGACACCGTATCCAATTTCCAGCCCGTCATCGATTTCAACCGTGCGAAACTCGGGGATGTTTGCAGCGGCAAGGACTGAAGAGACCCAAAGGAATAATAATAGAAAGAAGCTATTTTTCACGCAACTAGCGCTATCCGTTAGTGGATTAAGTGGCAACTGGTTTTCGAAGTGGCTTAACGATTGATGGGAGCCAGGTTCCCATTGAACAGCTGTTGGTAGGTTCGATTCGTCGTCTTCCCCACCTTCTCAATGTCAAATTGGTTTTTCCTCACATGATCGGGGCCCTTATTGTAACAAGCTGCCAAAAGTGGATAGGAAAAGCGCTTTTTCCGCTCTAAATAGTCTTTGCACCAACCCAGATAAGCCGTGCCGACCTCTATATTCACCTGCCAATCCCAAACAATGTCGTAGGGTTGGTTCGACATATCTCCCCAAGTTCCAGAGCTTACCTGCATAATCCCGTTGCCGCCCGTGTTTCTGGCCCGAGGGCGAAACGAGCTTTCAGCAAAAACAATCGCAAATACAAATTCTGGCTCCAGGTCATAAACAGCAGCCTCTTGCCGGACTTTCTTCCAGACGAGCTCGGCAGGCACCGTGTAATTGCGATAGAAAAACCGGTCAATGGTTACAAGCAGTGCAAGAAGAATCATGAATCCAAGTATTGAATACAAGATTCTCTCAAAACGTGTACCGGTATAGAGAGGTTTAGTCACGCGACAACCCAAGCAGGCTCAATCCATCAGGGCAATTGGAACTTTTTTCTCAAATAAAAAAGTTCACTCTACTCAAAGTTCAGGTCGTCTAAAATGCCTGGAGTGATGGATCGCTCCTAACCTCACCCAAGCCGTCCGATGGATTGTTGGGTAACTCAATTCTTCGACTGCAAACAAGCAGTTTATCGAGAAGATAAATCGAGCCCCAAAAGCTCCTGAAACAGTCCCGGCAATGGAGACTCAGCCAGAAACTCATGTTGACGATTCTGCCAA
This genomic stretch from Opitutia bacterium ISCC 52 harbors:
- a CDS encoding SRPBCC family protein, which codes for MPKFNAEKSIVVDVPLEKAFSVVRDFTQGPVWSPWVIAEPESKGSVSPDGMQNSWEGDIIGSGKMLIEGAEENQAIYYTLTFLKPWKAISPVSFLFEPEGSGTKLTWTMEGSMPFFLFFLTKMMGVFVGMDYERGLKMLKDYLETGEVPSKLAFNGNESFERFPYVGIKTTTTMEAVGPAMADDFGKLKNYFQGQEVNPDSIFSIYHKWDPIKGMVVYTTGLAVESAPESLPEGFVAGEFPACEAYEVTHTGPYRHLGNAWSSAMMHARAKVFKQSKKIHPFETYANNPETTPENELITNVYFPIA
- a CDS encoding sialate O-acetylesterase encodes the protein MKSSTFSAFTLLLVVCSSIIQADVSMPAIFDDNMILQQKTGAPIWGWAESGEKVTVSGSWGEQASTAAGSDGAWKVFLRTPSYGGPYQVTVEGRNRIAFTNVLVGEVWLCAGQSNMGWRLTATIGGQEEAKTADYPGIRIFRSERSHSHEPQTDVKAEWKVCNPESAGTCSAVTFYFAKKLHQELGIPIGVVLQPYAGTPIEGWTPRDIQMEDPRTLADIEEMDAESAKYDLVAAQKQLERATQLWKDGKRRGEPKLRTPSNWGHQYPGNIFNGMIHPVRPYGIRGAIWYQGERNAKDVAQAANYVNQLPMMINYYRSSWHELSGGNVSDDFPFYFVQLPAWLPEQTEPVEPHAAWAVNRESMRLVANTVPNTGTAVAIDTGDAVLLHPQDKKPIGIRMAYLALKGTYDQDFVDSGPRYVSHKVKGNKMILQFDSVGSGLRSSREGELDSFAIAGDDQVFVLANAKIVGESIVVSGKGISEPKAVRYAWADNPSRRNLLYNEEGIPASPFRTDDWPLFDPENYVPVEQIKPDKPDGYVQVEVDRPEMTQ
- a CDS encoding sulfatase, which produces MVRAFAPIMLLVSCLFCSTALFGQTDKPNVLFIVIDDLNDWIGSMDGHPQAKTPHMDSLASRGTLFTNAHCQAPICGPSRGSFLSGLYPHQTGLYNQPRGKPGLSSDSHFFDGHLMPQYFAKHGYKTLGVGKITHGYDLKDAVQVAGSSGNSGPKPKGPKPPNDVRFHHRPDYSLPFTGTQTDWGVFPERNEEMPDFETAEWAVDQLKKKHDKPFFMAVGFHRPHVPFYAPQEWFDMHPLDEVVLTEVRDYDLNDVPETGSRIHELPRYPQLDWLRENDSDELRRCTQAYLACTSFVDAQVGKVLNALEASSHADDTIIVLFSDHGYHLGEKSRVSKHSLWEEATRVPMMIITLDSTKAQQSSKPTGLIDLYPTLIELCGLPERSANAGKSLVPLLENPDSDWRHSILTTYALGNHSLRSEQYRYIRYDDGTEELYDHKTDRNEWHNLATSEAHRNVIAAFRKQLPKSEAAYHTSVGDGPVNAWFVEHFKRHGVGE
- a CDS encoding sulfatase, which codes for MINSVITRILLTLIVVSLGLQAADKPNILWITSEDNSPYIGAYGDKLAKTPNIDAMAQDGVLYRNAFSTAAVCAPARTTLLTGMYPPALGAEHMRSEAPLPSFVKGYPNYLKEAGYYTTNNSKTDYNVDHAIDGWDESSNKAHWKNRPEGKPFFAIFNTNITHESNLHPSRKTHPLGADPADVRVPAYLVDSETTRNRIATYYHCISLMDTFFGERLQELEDAGLADDTIVFYYSDHGGVMPRSKRFIYNSGTNVPLVIRFPEKWAHLSPHKPGTETKEVVGFVDFAATLLSLAGADIPDHMHGRPFLGEKRTRPLEFGHTFRARADERIDFKRGVTDGRFNYIRNYLAYLPTGQHVNYLWDNPATGEVEDLFRSGEATAAQSAFFLPAPMEELFDLQNDPDEVNNLAKDPKHRKTLERFRKANRDHMMKIRDTGFIPEALLIEWSRGSGKTPYAIGHDDVQYPLAEIMDAADALLIEGRNALPKLQSLLKSSNPVVQYWALVNCMILGKNAARATRQIKELTHSPIAAIRIAAAEHLARLGEADPRPVLNEVLLNDSNVMARLQAINALDHVQEDYPYDEGVFEKSAAIWPINPKDLTADWMGRYKAYDVRVMEFLKAQSMAN
- a CDS encoding DUF1552 domain-containing protein, which codes for MEKGSEWELKAKPSAPVEMPLDPNSPSDYMDKTALMYQMARLAFETDSSRSVTLLLDSNNSPTINVRGVDISDGYHNLSHHGKSERKLNQLKAIDHAQMKLLAQLLGDLKSSTEGNTDMLDNTMILFGSNFGDANKHTTNNMPVLIAGGGFKHGQHLAFDRDRNYPLPNLFVSMLQSMGIEADQFASSTGTMTGLDLA
- a CDS encoding zinc-binding dehydrogenase; amino-acid sequence: MKALVINEPHKPLELQERADLEAGPGEAVIKLKSAALNRRDFWITQGMYPGIKSGVILGSDGAGVVAQVGEGVDETWLGKEVILNPSLDWGNRQAAFGDEFSILGLPLDGTFATEIKIPVSQLHAKPDHLDWHEAAALPLAGLTAYRALFSQGNLEAGETMLITGVGGGVATFLLQFSVAAKAKVWVTSSSQSKIDRAIRMGAQGGFLYTNDEWPAQFLEAAGAPSIIVDSAAGPIYDTLIDLVEMGGRIVNFGATLGPPDILEMRKVFWKQLCLQGSTMGSPADFEAMLDFVNQQAIKPVVDATYPLEEGNEAIAQMKVSPQFGKYVLSIS
- a CDS encoding 4-oxalocrotonate tautomerase family protein → MPFVNIKITNEGVTPEKKEQLISGATQLLVDVLGKNPKTTVVIIDEVETDNWGLGGESVSTRRKRGE
- a CDS encoding DUF21 domain-containing protein, translating into MTLLILYLILALGVSFLCSILEASLLSMSPSFVKDTEGKGTKTGVILASLKENIDRPLAGILSLNTIAHTVGAAGVGAQAASVFGEGYFGVISAVLTLLILFFSEIIPKTLGALYWKQLAAFTAYTCKFIIVALYPLVLISEKLTKLLSPRGPHEGQISRDEVVAMAQLGHSEGVIAERESKIIRNLIRFRRIQVDDIMTPRTVVSKLPESMACGEAVKQDSLSRFSRIPVHSEDAEHITGYVLKQKVLEQVAFDKHDTLLSDIKRPIRLIHEDESLSNLFNSLFSHKEHMALVVDEYGGMSGLVTSEDLIETLLGLEITDESDETEDMRDLARKRWEERARKLGIVVPELQKEPEAEPDA